A portion of the Mycobacterium paraseoulense genome contains these proteins:
- a CDS encoding pyruvate kinase, translating into MSGERMANQVDSAPHLIRAGVEAGVPRRLVGLLDQIDGLLTSLSDAESSWAGWLSAVATEHRSSARNLVHYWAIRQSDLRDLQATLADFGLSSLGRSEAHVQATLAAVRSAIAAMVHGSWRPPPPSAVPIAQGPRILRQRAAELLGPQPAHRMARIMVTLPSEAATDREVVRGFVQRGMNIARINCAHDDVRAWRAMVHHVRDAAACAGTTCLVAMDLAGPKLRTGPLMPGPRVIKLRPRRDALGQVVAPARAWLTSTEEPTHPPEPGMALVTVPREWLANRAAGEVLALTDARGSTRRLVLGALGASRGPSGFVVSARQTTYVQTGTALRAEGDGKSTEVGLLPTTEQSLLLHAGDLLRLTRDCSPAPVDGSQAIPRIGCTLPEAFDQARVDDAVHFDDGRIGGRVVSVDRDVLTVRIDHPENGQARLKAGKGINMPDTDLPVSALTDRDVVDLAAVVELADLVDMSFVRTPSDVERLLDELDRLGGDNLGIVLKIETRQGFEHLPQLLLTAMRRPLAGVMIARGDLAVECGYERMAELQEEILWLCEAAHLPVIWATQVLEQLAKTGLPSRAEISDAAMSERAECVMLNKGPYLNDAITALDNIMSRMAEHHYKKNALFRPLRSWSASIGEGLDDEPGGPLGPSS; encoded by the coding sequence GTGTCCGGTGAGCGCATGGCCAACCAGGTGGACAGCGCCCCGCACCTCATACGGGCAGGCGTGGAAGCCGGCGTCCCCCGGCGCCTGGTGGGTTTGCTCGATCAGATCGACGGCCTCCTGACCAGCTTGTCGGACGCGGAATCCTCCTGGGCGGGATGGCTATCGGCCGTCGCTACCGAGCATCGATCGAGCGCTCGGAACCTGGTGCACTATTGGGCAATTCGCCAATCCGATCTGCGCGATCTGCAGGCCACCCTGGCCGACTTCGGCCTTTCGTCGTTGGGTCGCAGCGAGGCACATGTGCAGGCCACCCTGGCGGCGGTTCGCTCGGCGATCGCCGCCATGGTGCACGGAAGCTGGCGGCCGCCGCCACCGTCAGCGGTGCCCATTGCGCAGGGACCGAGGATCCTGCGACAACGCGCGGCCGAGCTGCTGGGCCCTCAGCCCGCGCATCGCATGGCCCGCATCATGGTCACGCTCCCGTCGGAGGCCGCGACCGACCGCGAGGTGGTTCGCGGATTTGTGCAACGCGGCATGAACATTGCCCGGATCAACTGCGCTCACGACGATGTGCGGGCGTGGCGCGCGATGGTCCACCACGTTCGGGACGCGGCCGCATGCGCGGGCACGACATGTCTGGTGGCAATGGATCTGGCCGGGCCGAAGCTGCGGACCGGGCCCCTGATGCCGGGGCCGCGCGTGATCAAACTGCGTCCGCGGCGGGACGCTCTCGGTCAGGTTGTCGCCCCGGCGCGCGCGTGGCTGACGTCGACCGAGGAACCGACCCACCCACCGGAACCCGGAATGGCCTTGGTTACGGTGCCGCGGGAGTGGCTGGCCAACCGCGCCGCCGGTGAGGTGCTGGCCTTGACGGACGCACGCGGATCCACGCGCCGGCTCGTCCTCGGGGCCCTCGGTGCGAGCCGCGGGCCGAGCGGATTCGTCGTGTCCGCGCGGCAGACAACGTACGTGCAGACGGGAACGGCGCTGCGCGCCGAAGGCGACGGGAAATCGACCGAAGTGGGGTTGCTCCCCACGACGGAGCAGAGCTTGCTGCTGCATGCCGGCGACCTGCTGCGGTTGACGCGCGACTGCTCACCGGCCCCGGTGGACGGAAGCCAAGCGATTCCGCGCATCGGTTGCACGCTGCCCGAGGCGTTCGATCAGGCCCGTGTCGATGATGCGGTCCACTTTGACGACGGCAGGATCGGTGGGCGGGTGGTGTCGGTCGACCGCGACGTTCTTACCGTGCGCATCGACCATCCGGAGAATGGGCAAGCCCGCCTGAAGGCCGGCAAGGGCATCAACATGCCCGATACCGACCTGCCGGTGTCGGCGCTCACGGACCGCGACGTCGTCGACTTGGCCGCGGTGGTCGAACTGGCGGATCTGGTCGATATGTCGTTCGTGCGAACGCCGTCGGACGTCGAACGGTTGCTCGATGAGCTCGACCGGCTGGGTGGCGACAACCTGGGCATCGTCCTCAAGATCGAAACCCGGCAGGGCTTCGAACACCTGCCGCAACTGCTGCTTACGGCGATGCGCCGCCCCCTGGCCGGGGTGATGATCGCGCGCGGGGATTTGGCGGTCGAGTGCGGCTATGAGCGGATGGCCGAGTTGCAGGAGGAAATCCTGTGGCTGTGCGAGGCTGCGCACTTGCCGGTGATCTGGGCGACGCAGGTGCTCGAGCAGCTCGCCAAAACCGGCTTGCCGTCCCGCGCCGAGATCAGCGATGCGGCCATGAGCGAGCGGGCGGAGTGCGTGATGCTCAACAAGGGGCCGTACCTCAACGACGCGATCACCGCCCTCGACAACATCATGTCGCGAATGGCGGAGCACCACTACAAGAAGAACGCATTGTTTCGTCCGCTGCGGTCCTGGTCAGCGTCCATCGGCGAGGGCCTCGACGATGAGCCGGGTGGTCCGCTCGGCCCGTCGTCGTGA
- a CDS encoding TetR/AcrR family transcriptional regulator yields MPSDLTQVSAPRRRSEKSRRAIVTATRELLLERGFDGLTIEAVAARAGVGKQTIYRWWPSRPALVADVMLEDADKLLASVNHTDDLAADLVGWVRRLATTLTTARGSAMLRVLTAAGMEHEDTAVKLRGGFSEPLHESVRARIVADGIDGATAESAADAIVGGVVYPILSGAQPYSRRRAERTTRLIVEALADGR; encoded by the coding sequence ATGCCAAGCGATCTCACCCAGGTGAGCGCGCCGAGGCGCCGCAGCGAGAAGTCGCGCAGGGCGATCGTCACCGCCACGCGCGAACTGCTTCTCGAGCGCGGGTTCGACGGCCTGACCATCGAGGCGGTCGCCGCTCGCGCCGGGGTCGGCAAGCAGACCATCTATCGGTGGTGGCCCAGCCGCCCGGCCCTGGTCGCCGACGTGATGCTCGAGGACGCCGACAAACTCCTGGCGTCGGTGAATCACACCGACGATCTGGCCGCCGACCTGGTGGGGTGGGTGCGCAGGCTCGCCACCACGCTGACGACGGCCCGCGGCTCGGCGATGCTGCGAGTCTTGACCGCCGCGGGCATGGAACACGAGGACACCGCCGTCAAACTGCGCGGCGGGTTCAGTGAACCCCTGCACGAGAGCGTCAGGGCGCGGATCGTCGCCGACGGCATCGACGGGGCCACCGCCGAGTCGGCCGCGGACGCGATCGTCGGCGGGGTCGTCTACCCGATCCTGTCCGGCGCCCAGCCCTACTCACGACGACGGGCCGAGCGGACCACCCGGCTCATCGTCGAGGCCCTCGCCGATGGACGCTGA